A stretch of Vigna angularis cultivar LongXiaoDou No.4 chromosome 4, ASM1680809v1, whole genome shotgun sequence DNA encodes these proteins:
- the LOC108330706 gene encoding BURP domain-containing protein BNM2A-like — MRLGFASWSFILCTLLILLILQEGGARKISTTSSREIELKEASYNLQKFATEGLVLDSIIQLEGADINLKKKKKHVHDDGENENDDDDKKKEKGKKYKSEKIIESDNHKHMAPELNVFFTPDDLKVGKIMPIYFSKKNSSKSPKFLTREETDKVPFSSKHLPYLLKFFSIPKHSPQAKAMKYTLKQCEFENMEGETKFCATSLESLFDFAHGLFGSNTQFKVLTTVHLTNSTAVLQNYTISEVKVISVPNVIGCHPMPYPYAVFYCHSQQSDTRLYEVLVKGENGGRVQAAAICHMDTSKWDRDHVSFRVLKVEPGTSPVCHFFPSDNLVMLPLSGAP, encoded by the exons ATGAGACTTGGATTTGCTTCTTGGAGCTTCATCCTATGCACCCTACTCATCCTTTTG ATTCTGCAAGAGGGTGGAGCTAGAAAGATATCCACAACATCAAGCAGAGAAATTGAACTGAAGGAAGCATCCTATAATTTGCAGAAGTTTGCAACAGAGGGTCTTGTACTCGACAGCATTATTCAGCTTGAAGGCGCTGATATaaacttgaagaagaagaagaagcatgtCCATGATGACGGCgagaatgaaaatgatgatgacgacaagaagaaggagaaggggaaGAAATATAAAAGCGAAAAGATCATTGAAAGTGATAATCACAAACACATGGCCCCTGAACTGAATGTGTTTTTCACCCCAGATGATTTGAAGGTTGGGAAAATCATGCCCATCTACTTTTCCAAGAAAAACTCTTCAAAGTCTCCAAAATTTCTAACCAGAGAAGAAACTGACAAGGTTCCCTTCTCCTCAAAACACCTACCATACCTTCTGAAATTCTTCTCCATCCCAAAACACTCACCCCAAGCCAAGGCTATGAAGTATACACTCAAACAATGCGAATTCGAAAACATGGAAGGAGAAACCAAGTTCTGTGCCACATCTTTGGAGTCCTTGTTTGATTTTGCACACGGTCTGTTTGGTTCAAATACACAGTTCAAAGTTCTGACCACTGTCCATCTCACAAACTCAACAGCTGTTTTACAGAACTATACCATATCAGAAGTGAAAGTGATTTCGGTTCCAAACGTTATAGGGTGTCACCCTATGCCTTACCCTTATGCAGTTTTTTACTGCCACAGTCAGCAGAGTGACACCCGTCTCTATGAGGTGTTGGTGAAGGgtgaaaatggaggaagagtTCAAGCTGCAGCTATTTGCCACATGGACACCTCTAAGTGGGACCGAGATCACGTGTCATTTCGCGTTCTCAAAGTTGAACCTGGAACCTCCCCTGTTTGCCATTTCTTCCCTTCTGATAATCTAGTCATGCTACCTTTATCTGGGGCTCCATAA